From a single Dendropsophus ebraccatus isolate aDenEbr1 chromosome 8, aDenEbr1.pat, whole genome shotgun sequence genomic region:
- the LOC138799506 gene encoding gastrula zinc finger protein XlCGF26.1-like isoform X2, with product MPPSQSLTLKRDSEQKILELTDKITQLLTEEVSAGQYLEGPKDLYDDDLDNPEMLSSPDGSGDRSKQQRSSSPFYSDYTEEEQSDPHDGEGEESLQIKVEVVEGEDGDYSSSDMQCKEEEVPVDITEANAHSTRNPSPDWELEENHDLDKSPEENSSFQSRNSELQDADMNNEISYDEETTPDKCTFPSYGTAHSGKVFTCVDCGKCFSQQDALLIHQRTHVEEKSYPCSYCGKGFKKKSNLIQHLKIHTGEKPFLCSDCGKSFTRKADLIKHQRIHTGEKPFPCLECGKCFTQISALIRHRRFHPDGHSIRNSQEGQLTVSSDSKREDRTASEKSAEENLSFASINPVLQDADINSDPAYQKDSSPDQSSFAVYNAAPKSEKIFPCLECDKLFTQYAKLLIHQRSHTGEKPFSCSFCGKGFTEKSNLIQHERIHSGEKRFICSECGKGFTRKADLIKHLRIHTGEKPFHCLECGKCFTQNSALLRHKRFHSGEKPFSCLECGKCFTHRPALNKHQKIHSREQCGSRAKCTNCGICAAKE from the exons ATGCCTCCATCTCAGTCACTGACACTTAAGAGAGACAGTGAGCAGAAGATCCTGGAACTCACTGACAAGATCACTCAGCTGTTGACTGAAGAG GTTTCTGCAGGTCAGTATTTAGAAGGACCCAAAGACCTGTATGATGATGATCTGGATAATCCTGAGATGCTCTCATCTCCAG ATGGCTCTGGGGACCGAAGTAAACAACAAAGATCTTCCAGTCCTTTTTATTCAGATTATACAGAAGAAGAGCAAAGTGATCCACATGATGGTGAG GGTGAAGAGTCACTTCAGATTAAAGTTGAAGTTGTAGAGGGGGAGGATGGTGATTACAGTAGCAGTGATATGCAGTGTAAGGAGGAGGAAGTCCCCGTAGATATCACTGAAG CTAATGCCCACAGCACCAGAAATCCCAGTCCTGATTGGGAATTAGAAGAGAACCATGATTTGGATAAGTCCCCGGAAGAAAACAGTAGCTTCCAAAGCAGAAACTCAGAACTTCAGGATGCTGACATGAATAATGAGATTTCTTATGATGAGGAAACGACTCCTGATAAATGCACTTTTCCTTCATATGGCACGGCTCACAGTGGCAAAGTTTTTACCTGTGTGGACTGTGGTAAATGTTTCAGCCAGCAAGATGCGCTATTGATACACCAAAGGACTCATGTAGAGGAGAAGTCCTATCCATGCTCCTATTGTGGAAAGGGCTTCAAAAAGAAATCAAACCTTATTCAGCACCTGAAAATCCACACGGGTGAGAAACCATTCCTCTGCTCAGACTGTGGTAAGAGTTTTACTCGGAAAGCTGATCTCAtaaaacatcagagaattcacacgggagagaagccatttcctTGCCTTGagtgtggtaaatgttttacccAGATATCTGCTCTTATAAGGCATCGCAGATTTCACCCAG ATGGACACAGCATCAGGAATTCCCAGGAAGGCCAGCTTACTGTATCTTCAGATTCTAAAAGAGAAGATAGAACTGCCTCTGAAAAATCTGCAGAAGAAAATCTGAGCTTTGCAAGTATTAACCCAGTCCTTCAGGATGCAGATATAAATAGCGATCCTGCTTATCAGAAGGACAGTTCTCCTGATCAGTCCAGTTTTGCTGTTTATAATGCAGCtcctaaaagtgaaaaaatattcCCCTGTCTAGAATGTGATAAATTGTTCACTCAGTATGCCAAACTTTTGATACATCAGAGAAGCCACACAGGTgaaaaaccattttcatgttctttCTGTGGAAAAGGTTTTACCGAAAAATCAAATCTTATCCAGCATGAAAGAATCCACTCGGGTGAGAAGCGGTttatatgttcagaatgtggcaaaggCTTCACACGAAAAGCCGATCTCATCAAACACTtgcgaattcacacaggagagaagccctttcATTGTCTTGAGTGCGGAAAATGCTTTACCCAGAATTCTGCTCTTTTAAGACATAAGCGATTTCACTCTGGAGAAAAACccttttcatgtttagaatgtggtaaATGCTTCACACATAGACCTGCTCTTAATaaacatcagaaaattcacagTCGGGAACAATGTGGATCACGAGCTAAATGTACTAATTGTGGCATCTGTGCGGCAAAGGAATAA
- the LOC138799506 gene encoding gastrula zinc finger protein XlCGF26.1-like isoform X1 — MMDQDKSLIAESILNITLEIIFLLTGEDYTVVKKQYGGPRQPSARWARSQSPIKMPPSQSLTLKRDSEQKILELTDKITQLLTEEVSAGQYLEGPKDLYDDDLDNPEMLSSPDGSGDRSKQQRSSSPFYSDYTEEEQSDPHDGEGEESLQIKVEVVEGEDGDYSSSDMQCKEEEVPVDITEANAHSTRNPSPDWELEENHDLDKSPEENSSFQSRNSELQDADMNNEISYDEETTPDKCTFPSYGTAHSGKVFTCVDCGKCFSQQDALLIHQRTHVEEKSYPCSYCGKGFKKKSNLIQHLKIHTGEKPFLCSDCGKSFTRKADLIKHQRIHTGEKPFPCLECGKCFTQISALIRHRRFHPDGHSIRNSQEGQLTVSSDSKREDRTASEKSAEENLSFASINPVLQDADINSDPAYQKDSSPDQSSFAVYNAAPKSEKIFPCLECDKLFTQYAKLLIHQRSHTGEKPFSCSFCGKGFTEKSNLIQHERIHSGEKRFICSECGKGFTRKADLIKHLRIHTGEKPFHCLECGKCFTQNSALLRHKRFHSGEKPFSCLECGKCFTHRPALNKHQKIHSREQCGSRAKCTNCGICAAKE, encoded by the exons ATGATGGACCAAGACAAGAGCCTCATAGCTGAGAGTATATTAAACATAACCCTGGAGATCATCTTCCTattgactggagag gattacacagtagtgaaaaagcaatatGGTGGGCCTCGCCAGCCATCAGCAAGATGGGCCAGGTCCCAAAGCCCCATTAAGATGCCTCCATCTCAGTCACTGACACTTAAGAGAGACAGTGAGCAGAAGATCCTGGAACTCACTGACAAGATCACTCAGCTGTTGACTGAAGAG GTTTCTGCAGGTCAGTATTTAGAAGGACCCAAAGACCTGTATGATGATGATCTGGATAATCCTGAGATGCTCTCATCTCCAG ATGGCTCTGGGGACCGAAGTAAACAACAAAGATCTTCCAGTCCTTTTTATTCAGATTATACAGAAGAAGAGCAAAGTGATCCACATGATGGTGAG GGTGAAGAGTCACTTCAGATTAAAGTTGAAGTTGTAGAGGGGGAGGATGGTGATTACAGTAGCAGTGATATGCAGTGTAAGGAGGAGGAAGTCCCCGTAGATATCACTGAAG CTAATGCCCACAGCACCAGAAATCCCAGTCCTGATTGGGAATTAGAAGAGAACCATGATTTGGATAAGTCCCCGGAAGAAAACAGTAGCTTCCAAAGCAGAAACTCAGAACTTCAGGATGCTGACATGAATAATGAGATTTCTTATGATGAGGAAACGACTCCTGATAAATGCACTTTTCCTTCATATGGCACGGCTCACAGTGGCAAAGTTTTTACCTGTGTGGACTGTGGTAAATGTTTCAGCCAGCAAGATGCGCTATTGATACACCAAAGGACTCATGTAGAGGAGAAGTCCTATCCATGCTCCTATTGTGGAAAGGGCTTCAAAAAGAAATCAAACCTTATTCAGCACCTGAAAATCCACACGGGTGAGAAACCATTCCTCTGCTCAGACTGTGGTAAGAGTTTTACTCGGAAAGCTGATCTCAtaaaacatcagagaattcacacgggagagaagccatttcctTGCCTTGagtgtggtaaatgttttacccAGATATCTGCTCTTATAAGGCATCGCAGATTTCACCCAG ATGGACACAGCATCAGGAATTCCCAGGAAGGCCAGCTTACTGTATCTTCAGATTCTAAAAGAGAAGATAGAACTGCCTCTGAAAAATCTGCAGAAGAAAATCTGAGCTTTGCAAGTATTAACCCAGTCCTTCAGGATGCAGATATAAATAGCGATCCTGCTTATCAGAAGGACAGTTCTCCTGATCAGTCCAGTTTTGCTGTTTATAATGCAGCtcctaaaagtgaaaaaatattcCCCTGTCTAGAATGTGATAAATTGTTCACTCAGTATGCCAAACTTTTGATACATCAGAGAAGCCACACAGGTgaaaaaccattttcatgttctttCTGTGGAAAAGGTTTTACCGAAAAATCAAATCTTATCCAGCATGAAAGAATCCACTCGGGTGAGAAGCGGTttatatgttcagaatgtggcaaaggCTTCACACGAAAAGCCGATCTCATCAAACACTtgcgaattcacacaggagagaagccctttcATTGTCTTGAGTGCGGAAAATGCTTTACCCAGAATTCTGCTCTTTTAAGACATAAGCGATTTCACTCTGGAGAAAAACccttttcatgtttagaatgtggtaaATGCTTCACACATAGACCTGCTCTTAATaaacatcagaaaattcacagTCGGGAACAATGTGGATCACGAGCTAAATGTACTAATTGTGGCATCTGTGCGGCAAAGGAATAA